Proteins encoded in a region of the Streptomyces violaceoruber genome:
- a CDS encoding GH92 family glycosyl hydrolase, which yields MRGTRRLRLCVAGVVAASALLTAPAAQAVPTTDQNLTDLVNPFIGTENEGNTYPGAAVPFGMVQFSPDTGHNTGYDHSDTRIRGFSLVHLSGVGCGLGGDLPVLPTIGDVTETDYAKYAASFSHDDEEASPGYYRVGLDSGVEAELTATERTGVQRYTFPATGKANVLLNAGQSLHKNISTEVEVLDSRTVRTAITGSGFCQDTKPYTVYTITRFDRPFASYGTWDDGTVTAGAKTGGDGAYVRFDTTKDRTVEATTALSYVDARGAALNLRAEGGHSFDSVRRGADRTWEKRLEDVRVRGGDDTLRRTFYSSLYRSFLAPNVGSDVDGRYTGWDQEVHRAKGFTYYQNWSLWDTYRTQSQLLALLAPREARDMAISVIKIDEESGWLPKWGYGTVETNIMTGDPVTPFLTNAYQQGLLHGWEEKAYRALRKNADGVPPTDSPAVGREANREYLADGFAPYVKGRPHAKPGDSDYDHGASATLEYALSDAMLSRMARDLGHEADAKRYAERAQSYRNVFDPSTGFFRARDAGGAFTGPADPAQSEGFHEGTSWQYQWLVPQDLPGMIDLIGGTDAANARLDSFFAYDQLLADPAKTAREVWVNGPYDYYNADKYNPQNEPDLIAPYTYLSTGQPWKTTDVVHAALTLFTDTPTGMTGNDDLGTMSAWNVLSSIGIFPIQPGYDTWGLSTPVFDRVDLTLDRRYYPRGALTITAPGTSDTDRYVQSARTDGSAYARTWLTTDALRSVRSLAFTVGPQPSGWGTGAEAVPPPLT from the coding sequence ATGAGAGGCACCCGGCGTCTGCGGCTGTGCGTGGCCGGGGTGGTGGCAGCGTCCGCGCTGCTCACCGCCCCGGCGGCGCAGGCCGTCCCGACGACCGACCAGAACCTGACCGACCTCGTGAACCCCTTCATCGGAACGGAGAACGAGGGCAACACCTATCCCGGCGCCGCCGTGCCCTTCGGCATGGTGCAGTTCTCGCCGGACACCGGCCACAACACCGGCTACGACCACTCCGACACCCGCATCCGCGGCTTCTCCCTGGTCCACCTCTCCGGCGTCGGCTGCGGGCTCGGCGGCGACCTGCCGGTGCTGCCGACCATCGGGGACGTCACCGAGACGGACTACGCGAAGTACGCCGCCTCCTTCAGCCACGACGACGAGGAGGCGAGCCCCGGCTACTACCGCGTCGGCCTCGACTCCGGCGTCGAGGCGGAGCTGACCGCCACCGAACGCACCGGGGTGCAGCGCTACACCTTCCCGGCCACCGGCAAGGCCAACGTCCTGCTGAACGCCGGCCAGTCACTGCACAAGAACATCAGCACCGAGGTCGAGGTGCTCGACAGCCGCACCGTGCGCACCGCGATCACCGGCAGTGGCTTCTGCCAGGACACCAAGCCGTACACCGTCTACACGATCACCCGCTTCGACCGCCCCTTCGCCTCCTACGGCACCTGGGACGACGGCACCGTGACCGCGGGCGCGAAGACCGGCGGCGACGGCGCCTACGTCCGCTTCGACACCACGAAGGACCGCACCGTCGAGGCCACCACCGCGCTGTCCTACGTGGACGCGCGCGGCGCCGCGCTCAACCTGCGCGCCGAGGGCGGGCACTCCTTCGACTCCGTGCGCCGCGGTGCCGACCGCACCTGGGAGAAGCGGCTGGAGGACGTCCGGGTCCGGGGCGGCGACGACACCCTGCGGCGCACCTTCTACTCGTCCCTGTACCGGTCCTTCCTGGCGCCGAACGTCGGCAGCGACGTCGACGGCCGCTACACCGGCTGGGACCAGGAGGTCCACCGCGCCAAGGGCTTCACGTACTACCAGAACTGGTCCCTGTGGGACACCTACCGCACCCAGTCCCAGCTCCTCGCCCTGCTCGCACCCCGCGAGGCCCGGGACATGGCGATCTCCGTCATCAAGATCGACGAGGAGAGCGGCTGGCTGCCCAAGTGGGGCTACGGCACCGTCGAGACCAACATCATGACCGGCGACCCGGTGACCCCCTTCCTCACCAACGCCTACCAGCAGGGCCTGCTGCACGGCTGGGAGGAGAAGGCCTACCGGGCGCTGAGGAAGAACGCCGACGGCGTCCCGCCCACCGACTCGCCGGCCGTCGGCCGGGAGGCCAACCGCGAATACCTCGCCGACGGCTTCGCGCCGTACGTCAAGGGCCGCCCGCACGCCAAGCCGGGCGACTCCGACTACGACCACGGCGCCTCCGCGACCCTGGAGTACGCCCTGTCCGACGCCATGCTCTCCCGCATGGCCCGCGACCTCGGCCACGAAGCGGACGCGAAGCGGTACGCCGAGCGCGCCCAGAGCTACCGCAACGTCTTCGACCCCTCGACCGGCTTCTTCCGCGCCCGCGACGCCGGGGGCGCCTTCACCGGACCGGCCGACCCGGCGCAGAGCGAGGGCTTCCACGAGGGCACGTCCTGGCAGTACCAGTGGCTGGTGCCGCAGGACCTGCCCGGCATGATCGACCTCATCGGCGGGACCGACGCGGCGAACGCGCGGCTCGACTCCTTCTTCGCCTACGACCAGCTCCTCGCGGACCCGGCGAAGACCGCCCGCGAGGTGTGGGTGAACGGGCCGTACGACTACTACAACGCCGACAAGTACAACCCGCAGAACGAGCCCGATCTGATCGCCCCGTACACCTACCTGTCGACCGGGCAGCCCTGGAAGACGACCGACGTGGTGCACGCGGCGCTCACCCTGTTCACGGACACGCCGACCGGCATGACCGGAAACGACGACCTCGGGACCATGTCCGCCTGGAACGTGCTGTCCTCGATCGGGATCTTCCCGATCCAGCCCGGCTACGACACCTGGGGCCTGTCCACCCCGGTCTTCGACCGCGTCGACCTCACCCTCGACCGCCGCTACTACCCGCGCGGCGCCCTGACGATCACCGCGCCCGGCACCTCGGACACCGACCGGTACGTCCAGTCGGCCCGCACCGACGGCTCGGCCTACGCCCGCACCTGGCTGACGACGGACGCCCTGCGCTCCGTGCGGTCGCTCGCGTTCACGGTCGGCCCGCAGCCGTCCGGGTGGGGTACCGGGGCAGAGGCGGTGCCGCCGCCGCTGACCTGA
- a CDS encoding carbohydrate ABC transporter permease: MASPTLTTGTPDARKGGGARRVRRQLPASPWLFAAPGLLITGAFILYPFVSTLVNSFTDRRTLVPGEFVGLANFRELLHDDMFWIGLRNSSLYVLGVVPALVLLPLLLALLVQKNIPGITFFRSAFYTPVVASIVVVGLIWVWLLDERGLVNSLLETLGGSPVGFLSDQWLILLSAMGVTVWKGLGYYMIIYLAALANVPRELHEAAAVDGAGAVRRFLTVTVPAVRSTMVLVAALSSVAAFKVFSEVYLMAGPSGGPAGEDTTLVMLVQRTGTGLTGRVGYASAISVVVFAVTVVLMLLVLRADRKEDA; the protein is encoded by the coding sequence ATGGCGAGTCCCACCCTCACCACCGGCACACCGGACGCCCGCAAGGGCGGCGGCGCCCGGCGTGTGCGACGGCAGCTGCCCGCCAGCCCCTGGCTGTTCGCCGCGCCCGGTCTGCTGATCACCGGCGCGTTCATCCTGTACCCGTTCGTCTCCACGCTCGTCAACTCCTTCACCGACCGCCGCACGCTGGTCCCGGGCGAGTTCGTGGGCCTCGCCAACTTCCGCGAGCTGCTCCACGACGACATGTTCTGGATCGGACTGCGCAACAGCTCCCTCTACGTCCTCGGGGTCGTCCCCGCGCTGGTCCTGCTGCCGCTGCTGCTCGCGCTGCTCGTGCAGAAGAACATCCCCGGCATCACCTTCTTCCGCTCGGCCTTCTACACCCCGGTCGTCGCCTCGATCGTCGTCGTCGGCCTGATCTGGGTCTGGCTCCTCGACGAGCGCGGCCTGGTCAACTCCCTGCTGGAGACGCTCGGCGGCAGTCCGGTCGGCTTCCTCAGCGACCAGTGGCTGATCCTGCTCAGCGCGATGGGCGTCACGGTCTGGAAGGGCCTCGGCTACTACATGATCATTTACCTGGCGGCGCTCGCCAACGTGCCCCGCGAGCTGCACGAGGCCGCCGCCGTGGACGGCGCGGGCGCGGTCCGCCGCTTCCTCACCGTCACGGTGCCCGCGGTCCGCTCCACCATGGTCCTGGTCGCGGCGCTCTCCTCGGTCGCCGCCTTCAAGGTCTTCTCCGAGGTGTACCTGATGGCGGGCCCCAGCGGCGGACCGGCCGGCGAGGACACCACCCTCGTGATGCTGGTCCAGCGCACCGGCACCGGCCTCACCGGCCGGGTCGGCTACGCCTCCGCCATCTCCGTCGTCGTCTTCGCCGTCACCGTCGTCCTGATGCTGCTCGTCCTGCGCGCCGACCGGAAGGAGGACGCGTGA
- a CDS encoding GNAT family N-acetyltransferase, which yields MLIREATADDWPHIWPFWHRIVAAGETYAWDPDTSEEDARALWTSPAKRVYVAEDDTGAVVASAYLTPNYGGPAARIANAGFMVDPDRAGRGTGRVLAEYVLDAARADGYRAMVFNAVVETNPAVRLWTSLGFTILGTVPDAFDHPRHGRVGLHIMHRAL from the coding sequence ATGCTGATCAGGGAAGCCACCGCCGATGACTGGCCGCACATCTGGCCCTTCTGGCACCGCATCGTCGCCGCCGGTGAGACCTACGCCTGGGACCCGGACACCTCCGAGGAGGACGCCCGGGCCCTGTGGACGAGCCCCGCCAAACGCGTCTACGTCGCCGAGGACGACACCGGTGCCGTCGTCGCCTCCGCCTACCTCACCCCCAACTACGGCGGCCCCGCCGCCCGCATCGCCAACGCCGGCTTCATGGTCGACCCCGACCGGGCCGGACGCGGCACCGGCCGGGTCCTCGCCGAGTACGTCCTGGATGCCGCCAGGGCCGACGGATACCGGGCCATGGTCTTCAACGCCGTCGTCGAGACCAACCCGGCCGTCCGGCTGTGGACCTCCCTGGGCTTCACGATCCTCGGCACGGTCCCGGACGCCTTCGACCACCCGCGGCACGGGCGGGTCGGCCTGCACATCATGCACCGCGCCCTGTAG
- a CDS encoding wax ester/triacylglycerol synthase family O-acyltransferase — protein MTPDPLAPLDLAFWNIESAEHPMHLGALGVFEADSPTAGALAADLLAARAPAVPGLRMRIRDTWQPPMALRRPFAFGGATREPDPRFDPLDHVRLHAPARDYHARAGRLMERPLERGRPPWEAHVLPGADGGSFAVLFKFHHALADGLRALTLAAGVLDPMDLPAPRPRPEQPPRGLLPDVRALPDRLRGALSDAGRALDIGAAAALSTLDVRSSPALTAASSGTRRTAGVSVDLDDVHHVRKTTGGTVNDVLIAVVAGALRRWLDERGDGSEGVAPRALIPVSRRRPRSAHPQGNRLSGYLMRLPVGDPDPLARLGTVRAAMDRNKDAGPGRGAGAVALLADHVPALGHRLGGPLVSGAARLWFDLLVTSVPLPSLGLRLGGHPLTEVYPLAPLARGHSLAVAVSTYRGRVHYGLLADAKAVPDLDRLAVAVAEEVETLLTACRP, from the coding sequence TTGACTCCCGATCCGCTCGCTCCCCTCGACCTGGCGTTCTGGAACATCGAGTCCGCCGAGCACCCCATGCACCTGGGCGCGCTCGGCGTCTTCGAGGCCGACTCGCCCACCGCGGGCGCGCTCGCGGCGGACCTGCTCGCGGCCCGCGCCCCCGCGGTGCCCGGACTGCGGATGAGGATCCGGGACACCTGGCAGCCGCCGATGGCCCTGCGCCGGCCGTTCGCGTTCGGCGGCGCGACCCGCGAGCCCGACCCCCGCTTCGACCCGCTCGACCACGTGCGGCTGCACGCCCCGGCCAGGGACTACCACGCCCGGGCCGGGCGCCTGATGGAACGCCCCCTGGAACGCGGACGGCCGCCGTGGGAGGCGCACGTGCTGCCGGGCGCGGACGGCGGGTCCTTCGCCGTGCTGTTCAAGTTCCACCACGCCCTGGCCGACGGTCTGCGCGCCCTGACGCTGGCCGCGGGTGTCCTGGACCCGATGGACCTGCCGGCACCCCGGCCCCGCCCCGAGCAGCCGCCGCGCGGACTCCTGCCGGACGTGCGCGCCCTGCCCGACCGGCTGCGCGGCGCCCTGTCCGACGCCGGGCGCGCCCTGGACATCGGTGCCGCCGCGGCGTTGTCCACCCTCGACGTGCGTTCCTCGCCCGCGCTCACCGCCGCGTCCTCCGGGACCCGCCGGACCGCGGGGGTGTCCGTCGACCTCGACGACGTGCACCACGTCCGCAAGACCACCGGCGGCACCGTCAACGACGTACTGATCGCGGTCGTAGCGGGCGCTCTGCGCCGCTGGCTGGACGAACGCGGCGACGGCAGCGAGGGCGTCGCGCCCCGGGCCCTGATCCCCGTCTCCAGGCGCCGCCCGCGCAGCGCGCACCCCCAGGGAAACCGGCTCTCCGGGTACCTGATGAGGCTTCCGGTCGGCGACCCCGACCCGCTCGCCCGCCTCGGCACGGTCCGCGCCGCCATGGACCGCAACAAGGACGCCGGGCCCGGACGCGGCGCCGGAGCCGTCGCCCTGCTCGCCGACCACGTCCCGGCGCTCGGCCACCGGCTCGGCGGGCCACTGGTCTCCGGGGCCGCCCGGCTCTGGTTCGACCTCCTGGTCACCAGCGTCCCCCTGCCCAGCCTCGGGCTGCGGCTGGGCGGGCACCCGCTCACCGAGGTCTATCCACTGGCCCCGCTGGCCCGCGGCCACTCCCTGGCGGTGGCCGTCTCGACGTACCGCGGACGGGTCCACTACGGCCTGCTCGCCGACGCGAAGGCGGTGCCGGACCTCGACCGGCTCGCCGTGGCGGTGGCCGAGGAGGTGGAGACGTTGCTCACGGCGTGCCGTCCCTGA
- a CDS encoding ABC transporter substrate-binding protein, with amino-acid sequence MPTSRRTFAVAAVAALVLPLSACGSGGDGGSSTDASGKVEGDITFQTWNLRANFKDYFEGLIADFEKKYPDTHVKWVDQPGEGYADKISADAAGGTLPDVVNVSPDLVAPLAKAGLALDLDKAAGQYEKEYLEGAWASHRIPGMDGTYAFPWYLNTGPLFYNKSLFEKAGLDPEQPPRTYDEVFDAALKIADKTDGEVATLANVPTIEDFGRYGVPLMNKEGTAFAFNDAKGVQLLARYKELYDAKALDPQALTATPESSGKKFLTGAVAMNPGSALDLANFKKQAPNLYENIGITDQITSTGHVNMYVMGLMVNAQSQRKPAAVAFAHYVTDAAHQMSFAKQVAIFPSTAGSLDDPYFTKEDGTDETRVRVAAAKSLKTAVNYTPVLFSEQMKTELRNEVAKALQGKQSPKEALDNAVKACDRLLQQQG; translated from the coding sequence GTGCCCACCTCGCGCAGAACATTCGCCGTCGCCGCCGTCGCCGCCCTCGTCCTGCCGCTCAGCGCCTGCGGTTCCGGGGGCGACGGCGGTTCCTCGACCGACGCCTCGGGCAAGGTCGAGGGCGACATCACCTTCCAGACCTGGAACCTGCGGGCCAACTTCAAGGACTACTTCGAGGGTCTGATCGCCGACTTCGAGAAGAAGTACCCCGACACCCACGTCAAGTGGGTGGACCAGCCCGGCGAGGGCTACGCCGACAAGATCAGCGCCGACGCCGCCGGCGGCACCCTGCCGGACGTCGTCAACGTCTCCCCGGACCTCGTCGCGCCGCTCGCCAAGGCGGGCCTCGCCCTCGACCTGGACAAGGCCGCCGGACAGTACGAGAAGGAGTACCTGGAAGGCGCCTGGGCCAGCCACCGGATACCGGGCATGGACGGCACGTACGCCTTCCCCTGGTACCTCAACACCGGCCCCCTCTTCTACAACAAGTCCCTCTTCGAGAAGGCCGGACTCGACCCCGAGCAGCCGCCGAGGACGTACGACGAGGTCTTCGACGCCGCCCTGAAGATCGCTGACAAGACCGACGGCGAGGTCGCCACCCTCGCCAACGTGCCCACCATCGAGGACTTCGGCCGCTACGGCGTCCCGCTCATGAACAAGGAGGGCACCGCCTTCGCGTTCAACGACGCCAAGGGTGTCCAGCTCCTCGCCCGCTACAAGGAGCTGTACGACGCCAAGGCCCTCGACCCGCAGGCGCTGACCGCCACCCCCGAGTCGTCCGGGAAGAAGTTCCTCACCGGCGCCGTCGCCATGAACCCGGGCAGCGCGCTGGACCTCGCCAACTTCAAGAAGCAGGCGCCGAACCTGTACGAGAACATCGGCATCACCGACCAGATCACCAGCACCGGCCACGTCAACATGTACGTGATGGGCCTGATGGTGAACGCGCAGAGCCAGCGCAAGCCCGCGGCGGTCGCCTTCGCGCACTACGTCACCGACGCCGCGCACCAGATGTCGTTCGCCAAGCAGGTCGCCATCTTCCCGAGCACCGCCGGTTCGCTGGACGACCCGTACTTCACCAAGGAGGACGGCACCGACGAGACCCGTGTCCGGGTCGCCGCCGCCAAGTCGCTGAAGACGGCCGTCAACTACACGCCCGTGCTGTTCAGCGAGCAGATGAAGACCGAGCTGCGCAACGAGGTCGCCAAGGCGCTCCAGGGCAAGCAGAGCCCGAAGGAAGCACTCGACAACGCTGTCAAGGCGTGCGACCGGCTCCTCCAGCAGCAGGGCTGA
- a CDS encoding carbohydrate ABC transporter permease — protein sequence MSTAEKTRPAERTRAADRERKREPRIADEHGRRVRGWELALRYLLLLGVLALTIGPFLWQLSTSLKGPTEDIFSSPPKFLPSDPTLHNYERVADTIPVWDYALNSLKVAAANVVTNCVGAALAGYALARLRYRGRRVATLVFILAMLVPVEGIIIAQFTTMRELGLNNTLVGVVLPGCVSALNVLLMRNAFLNLPYEIEEAAFVDGANVWQRFLRIALPAVKGTLAVVAIFAFMGAWDDFLWPLIVLSDPSRFTLTIGLNYLHGTFANDERLVAAGTIIAVAPLIVLFACLQRYFFRGVGEGAVKG from the coding sequence GTGAGCACCGCCGAGAAGACCCGGCCCGCCGAGCGGACCCGGGCCGCCGACCGGGAACGCAAGCGCGAACCGCGCATCGCCGACGAGCACGGCCGCCGCGTACGCGGCTGGGAACTGGCCCTGCGCTACCTGCTGCTGCTCGGGGTCCTCGCCCTGACCATCGGGCCGTTCCTGTGGCAGCTGTCGACCTCGCTCAAGGGCCCCACCGAGGACATCTTCAGCTCCCCGCCCAAGTTCCTGCCCTCCGACCCCACCCTGCACAACTACGAGCGGGTCGCCGACACCATCCCGGTGTGGGACTACGCCCTGAACTCGCTGAAGGTCGCCGCGGCCAACGTCGTCACCAACTGCGTCGGCGCCGCCCTCGCCGGCTACGCCCTGGCCCGGCTGCGCTACCGCGGCCGACGCGTCGCCACCCTGGTGTTCATCCTCGCCATGCTCGTGCCGGTGGAGGGCATCATCATCGCCCAGTTCACCACCATGCGGGAGCTGGGTCTCAACAACACCCTGGTCGGCGTGGTGCTGCCGGGCTGCGTCAGCGCCCTGAACGTGCTGCTGATGCGCAACGCCTTCCTCAACCTCCCCTACGAGATCGAGGAGGCCGCCTTCGTCGACGGCGCCAACGTCTGGCAGCGGTTCCTCCGGATCGCGCTGCCCGCGGTGAAGGGCACCCTGGCCGTCGTCGCGATCTTCGCCTTCATGGGCGCCTGGGACGACTTCCTGTGGCCCCTGATCGTGCTGAGCGACCCGTCCAGGTTCACCCTGACCATCGGCCTGAACTACCTGCACGGCACCTTCGCCAACGACGAACGCCTGGTCGCCGCCGGCACGATCATCGCCGTGGCGCCGCTCATCGTCCTCTTCGCCTGCCTCCAGCGGTACTTCTTCCGCGGCGTCGGCGAGGGCGCCGTCAAGGGCTGA
- a CDS encoding SDR family NAD(P)-dependent oxidoreductase, whose product MTVTQDGAATTDEVAASAYGPGIDPERLALCLDVLKELDELDVDHPDAIAVRRATSHIYRTVKQRRRQERRAAKTAHDKAVTEATATGSAERIDDETEGLLPSSRTEQGAIAGILQRPRSCYVCKQRYTEVDYFYHQLCQDCAAENRARRDARADLTGKRALLTGGRAKIGMYIALRLLRDGAHTTITTRFPKDAIRRFKAMDDSADWLHRLEVVGIDLRDPAQTVALAERITEQGPLDILINNATQTVRRLPSAYAALVEGESAPLPAGELPAHQVIGAFNSGAVDGLAALPLGTSGLDAQQVADLALVAGNASVVRHREGTAIDAGGLVPDVVDSNTWVQTIEQISPVELLETQLCNYTSPFILISALRAAMAEAARKAPAGRAYVVNVSAMEGVFARGYKGAGHPNTNAAKAAMNMVTRTSAQEMFDTDRILMTSVDTGWITDERPHYDKLRLADEGFHAPLDLIDGAARVYDPIVRGEAGEDLYGVFLKDYAPGKW is encoded by the coding sequence ATGACGGTGACACAGGACGGTGCGGCGACCACGGACGAGGTGGCGGCGTCCGCGTACGGCCCCGGTATCGACCCCGAACGGCTGGCGCTCTGCCTCGACGTACTGAAGGAACTCGACGAGCTGGACGTCGACCACCCCGACGCGATCGCGGTCCGCCGGGCCACCTCGCACATCTACCGCACGGTCAAGCAGCGCCGCCGCCAGGAGCGCCGCGCCGCCAAGACCGCCCACGACAAGGCGGTCACCGAGGCCACCGCCACCGGGTCCGCCGAGCGCATCGACGACGAGACCGAGGGCCTGCTGCCCTCCTCGCGCACCGAGCAGGGCGCCATCGCCGGGATACTCCAGCGGCCCCGCTCCTGCTACGTCTGCAAGCAGCGCTACACCGAGGTCGACTACTTCTACCACCAGCTCTGCCAGGACTGCGCCGCCGAGAACCGGGCCCGCCGCGACGCCCGCGCCGACCTCACCGGCAAGCGCGCGCTGCTCACCGGCGGCCGCGCCAAGATCGGCATGTACATCGCGCTCAGGCTGCTGCGCGACGGCGCGCACACCACGATCACCACCCGTTTCCCCAAGGACGCCATCCGCCGCTTCAAGGCGATGGACGACTCCGCGGACTGGCTGCACCGCCTGGAGGTCGTCGGCATCGACCTGCGCGACCCCGCCCAGACCGTGGCCCTCGCCGAGCGGATCACGGAGCAGGGCCCGCTCGACATCCTGATCAACAACGCCACCCAGACCGTGCGCCGCCTGCCCTCCGCGTACGCCGCGCTGGTCGAGGGCGAGAGCGCCCCGCTGCCCGCCGGTGAACTGCCCGCGCACCAGGTCATCGGGGCCTTCAACTCCGGTGCGGTGGACGGCCTGGCCGCGCTGCCGCTGGGCACCTCGGGGCTCGACGCGCAGCAGGTGGCCGACCTCGCCCTGGTGGCCGGCAACGCCAGCGTGGTCCGGCACCGCGAGGGCACCGCGATCGACGCGGGCGGCCTGGTGCCCGACGTCGTCGACTCCAACACCTGGGTCCAGACCATCGAGCAGATCTCCCCGGTGGAACTGCTGGAGACCCAGCTGTGCAACTACACGTCGCCGTTCATCCTCATCAGCGCGCTGCGCGCGGCCATGGCCGAGGCCGCGCGCAAGGCGCCCGCCGGGCGTGCCTACGTCGTCAACGTCTCGGCGATGGAGGGCGTGTTCGCCCGCGGCTACAAGGGTGCCGGTCACCCGAACACCAACGCGGCCAAGGCCGCCATGAACATGGTGACCCGGACCAGCGCCCAGGAGATGTTCGACACCGACCGGATCCTGATGACCTCCGTCGACACCGGCTGGATCACCGACGAGCGTCCTCACTACGACAAGCTGCGCCTGGCCGACGAGGGCTTCCACGCCCCGCTCGACCTGATCGACGGCGCCGCCCGCGTCTACGACCCCATCGTGCGCGGCGAGGCGGGCGAGGACCTGTACGGCGTCTTCCTCAAGGACTACGCGCCCGGCAAGTGGTGA
- a CDS encoding LacI family DNA-binding transcriptional regulator has product MPAKRPAARRPTMKDIARRAGVSESAVSFALNDRPGVSEITRDRVRRVAEQLGWRPSTAARALSGEGAATVGFVLARPAHTLGVDSFFLQLVSGIQEVLAERHLGLLFQVAQDVADECAVYRRWWAEHRVDGVLVVDPRTDDPRPDLLDELGLPAVVIGGAPDERHPGLSTVWADDAGAMAALVDGLYALGHRRIVHIAGLPDLAHTERRIRALRAEAGRRGLGEVESVTTDYSDAEGAAVTRRVLEAPTPPTALIYDNDVMAVAGVAAAAELGFSVPADVSVVAWEDSALCRMVKPWLSALSRDSVEFGRTAATELTALLDGGPARTVRVPVPRLIERDSTGTARPQA; this is encoded by the coding sequence ATGCCCGCCAAGCGGCCCGCCGCGCGCCGGCCGACGATGAAGGACATCGCGCGCCGGGCCGGAGTCTCCGAGAGCGCGGTGTCGTTCGCGCTGAACGACCGGCCGGGGGTCTCCGAGATCACCCGGGACCGGGTGCGCCGGGTGGCCGAGCAGCTCGGCTGGCGGCCCAGTACGGCGGCCCGCGCGCTGTCCGGGGAGGGTGCGGCGACGGTCGGCTTCGTGCTGGCGCGGCCCGCGCACACCCTCGGCGTGGACTCCTTCTTCCTGCAACTGGTCTCGGGCATCCAGGAGGTGCTGGCGGAGCGGCACCTGGGGCTGTTGTTCCAGGTGGCGCAGGACGTCGCGGACGAGTGCGCGGTGTACCGGCGCTGGTGGGCCGAACACCGGGTGGACGGCGTCCTCGTGGTGGACCCGCGCACCGACGATCCGCGCCCGGACCTGCTCGACGAACTCGGCCTGCCCGCCGTGGTCATCGGCGGGGCCCCGGACGAGCGTCATCCGGGGCTGTCGACGGTGTGGGCGGACGACGCGGGTGCGATGGCCGCGCTGGTGGACGGGCTGTACGCGCTCGGGCACCGGCGGATCGTGCACATCGCCGGGCTGCCGGACCTCGCCCACACCGAACGCCGTATCCGCGCCCTGCGCGCGGAGGCCGGGCGGCGCGGTCTGGGCGAGGTCGAGTCGGTGACCACCGACTACTCGGACGCCGAGGGCGCGGCCGTCACCCGCCGTGTCCTGGAGGCGCCCACTCCCCCGACCGCCCTCATCTACGACAACGACGTGATGGCCGTCGCCGGGGTCGCCGCCGCGGCCGAACTCGGCTTCTCGGTGCCGGCGGACGTGTCCGTGGTGGCCTGGGAGGACTCGGCACTGTGCCGCATGGTCAAGCCGTGGCTGTCCGCGCTGTCCCGGGACAGCGTGGAGTTCGGCCGCACGGCGGCCACGGAGCTGACCGCCCTCCTCGACGGCGGTCCGGCCCGGACGGTGCGGGTGCCGGTGCCGCGGCTGATCGAGCGGGACAGCACAGGAACGGCCCGGCCGCAGGCCTGA